One genomic window of Bartonella sp. JB63 includes the following:
- a CDS encoding efflux RND transporter permease subunit produces MSQEFKEKQSITQSEQGGMIALFIRRPVFTFVVNAMIMIAGFAAWMNVDVRELPDVDTPVTTIMTIFSGASAETVDREITKVIEDAVARVSGVKTISSTSSFGRSRVQINFNVGVDLNVAASDIRDAISRIAYSLPEDADSPLIIKADSNAASMMYLVVTSSTMSIDDLTTVVNDQIVDALSAVDGVGDVQVDNARTKIFQIDVDQVKLASYGLTVSDISRVLADMTVDAPVGSLRNSIQTLIVRATARLTTPEAFEQVFLKPHVRLGDIAHVTLSPDVETVILRINGKTGIGMGIVRKAQSNTLNISEGVRAVLENLKIVLPSSVQMSILSDDAIFIKSALHEVKITLVIAILSVILVLFLFLRDIRVTLIPVLSIPVTLIGTIAAIYLAGFSLNILTFLGLILATGLVVDDAIVVLENIVRWRNIGLGSRSAAVVGTREVFFAVLATTLTLVAVFVPISFLPGQVGGLFKEFGFVLAISILLSSVVALTLCPMLASRFFRKDVEKNRGAYCFVLLDKLGAFFSRSYAYSLHKCLERPWTVILVSLIFAGFCFGGYMKLKQELTPEEDRAVVLLVINGPQGISVQYLNEQVKQIEASLEPLRDSGEIINSYSIAGIGGSPNSAFLVLLLSSWDQRSRGQQEIVKDINRRVKEFPAVIVFAAQGNSLGIRGTGQGLQFAILGDDYTKLQSTAGELIKILQADARFVRPRLTVDATQPQFFIEINREKASDLGIDITNLSNTLQAMLDGRKIGSIYVDDHSYDVKLTSRKSPINNPADLENIFFKTTDNKYVPLSVIADLHEKAIAPQLKREKRMSAVVLSAGLAPGVSLGNAYQIIQDIASPLLLEGNYIVPLGEAETFSETSSGFMIVFGIAFVIILLVLAAQFESFISGFIIMATVPLGIGCAIIAMLFSGVSLNVYSQIGLILLVGVMAKNGILIVEFADQLRDQGKSVCEAVEDASNIRLRPVCMTMICAILGGIPLVLAKGAGAEARIALGWVIVGGLGLATIFTLYVTPVVYLLLGRFIQPKTENEMRLKKNSAKLNDFS; encoded by the coding sequence ATGAGTCAAGAATTTAAGGAAAAACAGTCTATAACGCAATCAGAGCAAGGCGGTATGATCGCATTGTTTATTCGGAGACCAGTTTTCACTTTTGTTGTGAACGCTATGATCATGATTGCAGGATTTGCTGCATGGATGAATGTTGATGTACGTGAATTGCCAGATGTTGATACTCCAGTAACGACGATTATGACAATTTTCTCTGGTGCATCGGCAGAAACAGTTGATCGTGAGATTACAAAAGTTATAGAAGATGCTGTTGCTCGTGTTTCAGGGGTTAAAACGATTTCTTCAACTTCTTCTTTTGGTCGTTCCCGTGTGCAAATTAATTTTAATGTTGGTGTCGATTTAAATGTTGCAGCATCTGATATTCGTGATGCCATTTCTCGTATTGCTTACTCTCTACCCGAAGATGCAGATTCACCTTTAATTATTAAAGCAGATTCAAATGCTGCTTCAATGATGTATTTAGTTGTGACTTCATCAACAATGAGTATTGATGATTTAACAACGGTTGTAAATGATCAGATTGTTGATGCGCTTTCTGCTGTTGATGGTGTTGGTGATGTGCAAGTTGATAATGCTCGTACAAAGATTTTTCAGATTGATGTTGATCAAGTTAAGCTTGCTAGCTATGGATTGACTGTATCAGATATTTCGCGTGTTCTTGCTGATATGACAGTTGATGCTCCTGTAGGATCATTGCGCAATTCTATACAAACTTTAATTGTACGTGCGACTGCTCGTTTGACAACGCCTGAAGCTTTTGAACAAGTTTTTTTAAAACCTCATGTACGACTTGGAGATATTGCTCATGTCACTTTATCCCCTGATGTAGAAACAGTTATTCTTCGTATTAATGGGAAGACAGGGATAGGGATGGGGATTGTGCGCAAAGCCCAATCTAATACCCTTAATATTTCTGAAGGTGTTCGTGCAGTTCTTGAAAATCTTAAAATTGTTCTGCCTTCCTCTGTGCAGATGAGTATTCTTAGTGATGATGCTATTTTTATTAAAAGTGCTCTTCATGAAGTTAAGATTACCTTAGTTATCGCTATATTGAGTGTTATTTTAGTTCTTTTTCTTTTTCTTAGAGATATTCGTGTAACACTTATTCCTGTGTTATCTATTCCAGTTACTCTTATTGGGACAATTGCAGCGATTTATCTTGCAGGTTTTTCATTGAATATTCTGACGTTTTTAGGACTTATTTTGGCCACGGGGCTTGTTGTGGATGATGCAATTGTTGTTCTAGAGAATATTGTGCGATGGCGCAATATAGGATTAGGATCTCGATCAGCGGCAGTAGTAGGAACGCGAGAAGTATTTTTTGCTGTTTTAGCAACGACATTGACTTTGGTTGCTGTTTTTGTACCTATTTCTTTTCTTCCTGGGCAGGTTGGAGGACTTTTTAAAGAATTCGGTTTTGTTTTGGCTATTTCTATTTTGCTTTCTTCAGTTGTTGCTTTGACACTTTGTCCCATGCTTGCTTCACGCTTTTTTAGAAAAGATGTTGAAAAAAATAGAGGAGCGTATTGTTTTGTTCTTTTGGATAAATTGGGTGCTTTTTTTAGTAGAAGTTATGCTTATAGTTTACATAAATGTTTAGAACGTCCTTGGACTGTCATATTGGTCTCACTTATTTTTGCAGGCTTTTGTTTTGGAGGCTATATGAAATTAAAACAGGAGCTAACACCAGAAGAAGATAGGGCAGTTGTCCTTCTGGTTATTAATGGACCACAAGGGATTTCAGTGCAATATTTGAATGAGCAGGTGAAACAGATTGAAGCGAGCTTAGAGCCTTTACGCGATTCTGGTGAAATTATTAATAGCTACTCTATCGCTGGAATTGGTGGTTCACCTAATAGTGCTTTTCTCGTTTTGTTGCTTTCGTCTTGGGATCAGCGTTCTCGAGGTCAGCAAGAAATTGTGAAAGATATTAATAGGAGGGTTAAGGAATTTCCGGCAGTAATTGTATTTGCAGCTCAAGGTAACTCATTGGGGATCCGAGGAACTGGTCAAGGATTACAATTTGCAATCCTTGGGGATGATTATACAAAATTACAATCCACTGCTGGTGAGCTTATTAAAATTTTGCAGGCTGATGCACGTTTCGTTCGTCCACGGCTTACGGTAGATGCAACACAACCACAATTTTTTATTGAAATTAATCGAGAGAAAGCTTCTGATTTAGGTATTGATATCACCAATTTGAGTAATACGCTACAAGCAATGTTAGATGGAAGAAAAATTGGTTCCATTTATGTAGATGATCATTCTTATGATGTTAAACTAACATCGCGTAAGAGTCCTATTAATAATCCTGCTGATTTGGAGAATATCTTTTTTAAAACTACAGATAATAAATATGTTCCTTTATCAGTTATTGCAGATTTGCATGAAAAAGCTATTGCGCCTCAGTTGAAACGGGAAAAACGTATGAGTGCTGTTGTTTTGAGTGCTGGTCTTGCTCCAGGTGTTTCTTTGGGAAATGCGTATCAAATTATACAGGATATCGCTTCTCCTTTATTATTGGAAGGAAATTATATTGTTCCTTTGGGGGAAGCTGAGACATTTAGTGAAACATCTTCTGGTTTTATGATTGTTTTTGGTATTGCCTTTGTGATTATTTTATTAGTTTTAGCTGCACAATTTGAGAGTTTTATTTCAGGTTTTATTATAATGGCTACTGTACCGTTAGGAATCGGTTGTGCTATAATTGCTATGCTTTTTAGCGGTGTTAGTCTAAATGTTTATAGTCAAATTGGTTTGATTTTATTGGTTGGAGTTATGGCCAAAAATGGTATTCTGATTGTTGAATTTGCAGATCAGTTACGTGATCAAGGTAAAAGCGTGTGTGAAGCTGTAGAAGATGCATCGAATATTCGTCTTCGTCCAGTGTGTATGACGATGATTTGCGCTATCTTAGGAGGAATTCCTTTAGTTTTAGCAAAAGGTGCTGGTGCAGAAGCACGTATAGCTTTAGGGTGGGTTATTGTTGGTGGTTTAGGTTTAGCAACGATTTTTACTCTTTATGTGACACCAGTTGTTTATCTCTTACTTGGACGTTTTATACAACCAAAAACAGAAAACGAGATGCGTTTAAAAAAGAACTCAGCCAAATTGAATGACTTTTCTTAA
- the pgi gene encoding glucose-6-phosphate isomerase, translating into MIRNEKAFKQALRALKQHLIKDGVCDIRQLFAQDAQRFAHFSLRLDDLLFDFSKCGVTFNTLQLLDNLAIAADVLGWRKAMFSGEVINITEKRSALHVALRFSSDEIFMLGGRDIVRDIQAVFAHMETFSKMVRDGSYKGSSGERILDVVNIGIGGSDLGPAMVTSALKPYHDGPRCHFVSNIDSAHISDILTDLNPATTLFIVASKTFTTIETMVNAHVARQWISAHLGKEAIRRHFVAVSSTVDKVIEFGIDSSKIFKFWDWVGGRYSVWSAIGLVIMLAIGAQNFRQFLKGAQQMDQHFKSAPLHQNIPIRFALLGFWHRIVCGYTSRAVIPYAQRLERFPAYLQQLDMESNGKQVFLDGKPMNFPSGPVVWGSSGTNGQHAFFQFLHQGTDVVPVEFILFVKGHEPNLCHMHDILVANCLAQSEALMRGRNIEEVRHTIRGVDDTEVNDLALHKSCKGNRPNLIFLQDLLTPFTLGRLIALYEHRVFVEGILMNINSFDQWGVEFGKELANELLPMICEENKSNDHDSSTLGLLAYIQEKRIK; encoded by the coding sequence ATAATTCGTAATGAAAAAGCTTTTAAGCAAGCTTTGAGAGCATTAAAACAGCATCTTATAAAAGATGGAGTTTGTGATATTCGTCAACTCTTTGCACAAGATGCGCAACGTTTTGCTCATTTTTCTCTAAGACTTGATGATCTTCTTTTTGATTTTTCAAAATGCGGTGTGACATTTAATACGTTGCAACTTTTGGATAATCTTGCTATTGCGGCAGATGTATTAGGCTGGCGCAAAGCGATGTTTTCTGGTGAAGTTATTAATATAACTGAAAAGCGCTCAGCTCTTCACGTTGCATTACGTTTCTCTTCTGATGAAATTTTTATGTTAGGCGGACGTGATATTGTTCGAGATATCCAAGCTGTTTTTGCTCATATGGAAACATTTTCTAAAATGGTTCGCGATGGTAGCTATAAGGGAAGCAGTGGTGAGAGGATACTTGATGTTGTAAATATTGGTATTGGAGGCTCTGATCTTGGGCCTGCAATGGTGACTAGTGCTTTGAAACCATATCATGATGGTCCGCGTTGCCATTTTGTTTCTAATATTGATAGTGCGCACATTTCTGATATTCTTACTGATTTAAATCCAGCGACGACGTTATTTATTGTTGCTTCTAAAACTTTTACTACCATTGAGACAATGGTTAATGCTCATGTTGCACGTCAGTGGATCAGTGCACATTTAGGTAAGGAAGCAATAAGAAGGCATTTCGTTGCTGTATCAAGTACAGTCGATAAAGTGATAGAATTTGGTATAGATTCATCAAAAATTTTTAAATTTTGGGATTGGGTAGGGGGACGTTATTCAGTTTGGTCAGCAATTGGTCTTGTTATTATGTTAGCAATAGGTGCTCAGAATTTTCGTCAATTTCTCAAAGGCGCTCAGCAGATGGATCAACATTTTAAGAGTGCACCTTTACATCAGAATATTCCTATTCGGTTTGCTCTTTTAGGATTCTGGCATCGTATTGTTTGTGGTTATACATCGCGAGCTGTTATTCCTTATGCGCAGCGTTTAGAGCGTTTTCCAGCTTATTTACAGCAGCTTGATATGGAATCAAATGGCAAACAGGTTTTTTTGGATGGTAAACCAATGAATTTTCCAAGTGGACCAGTTGTTTGGGGTTCTTCAGGAACAAATGGACAACATGCTTTTTTTCAATTTTTACATCAAGGAACAGATGTTGTTCCTGTAGAATTTATTCTATTTGTAAAAGGGCATGAGCCAAATTTATGCCATATGCATGATATACTGGTGGCTAATTGTTTAGCACAGTCAGAAGCTTTGATGAGGGGCCGTAATATTGAAGAAGTACGACACACTATTCGTGGAGTTGACGATACTGAAGTAAATGATTTAGCGCTTCATAAAAGTTGTAAAGGAAACCGGCCCAATCTTATATTCCTCCAAGATCTATTAACGCCTTTTACGCTTGGTCGTTTAATTGCACTTTATGAGCATCGTGTTTTTGTTGAAGGTATTTTGATGAACATTAATTCATTTGATCAATGGGGTGTTGAGTTTGGCAAAGAGCTAGCAAATGAATTATTACCAATGATTTGTGAGGAAAATAAAAGTAACGACCATGATAGTTCAACATTAGGATTATTAGCCTATATTCAAGAAAAGCGTATTAAATAA
- a CDS encoding YopJ/AvrA family T3SS effector serine/threonine acetyltransferase, whose amino-acid sequence MWNLLSTIKNAIGLPNTKTEDECDFSSTSLENIITALEDDIESNRFYNTEYARIDFKMMPALVKQANNKYPEMNLTLIKEPIDFVSPFKKTIKKGIQSSRYMINVGANNQFHFGVVDHQTLNNKISLILFEPVSFNLIKPALLGAKMQTIIETRLPSSIYFSMVEMNIQRSMSECGIFSLSLAKKLYLQSDKLKKLHIDNIEGKWDRSTRLSHDVLDKYLPVSFYKHTQSLRRLETYVQKNPGSENEIVNKKNETIFERFEKNLVTLPWLNKNISASAHRKRVSEYKSLIR is encoded by the coding sequence ATGTGGAACTTATTAAGTACAATAAAAAATGCTATTGGTTTACCTAACACTAAAACTGAAGATGAATGCGACTTTAGTAGTACATCGCTAGAAAATATTATTACAGCTTTAGAGGATGATATCGAGAGTAATCGATTTTATAATACAGAGTACGCACGAATAGATTTTAAAATGATGCCTGCCTTGGTAAAGCAGGCAAACAATAAATATCCAGAGATGAATCTTACATTGATTAAAGAACCTATAGACTTCGTTTCACCATTCAAAAAAACAATTAAGAAAGGGATTCAGTCTTCTAGATATATGATTAATGTAGGAGCAAATAATCAATTCCATTTTGGAGTAGTTGATCATCAAACTCTCAATAACAAAATATCCCTGATATTATTTGAACCGGTAAGCTTTAATCTTATAAAACCAGCGCTTCTAGGAGCAAAAATGCAAACAATCATAGAAACTCGATTACCTTCGAGTATTTATTTTTCTATGGTGGAAATGAATATTCAACGAAGTATGTCTGAATGTGGAATTTTTAGTCTGTCTCTCGCAAAAAAGCTTTATCTTCAATCTGATAAATTAAAAAAATTACATATAGATAATATTGAAGGTAAATGGGACAGAAGCACCCGTTTATCTCATGATGTTTTGGACAAATATCTTCCAGTAAGCTTTTATAAACACACGCAAAGTTTAAGACGTCTTGAGACGTATGTGCAAAAAAATCCAGGGTCTGAAAATGAAATTGTTAACAAAAAAAATGAAACTATTTTTGAGAGATTTGAAAAAAATTTGGTTACATTACCATGGCTTAATAAAAATATATCTGCCTCAGCACACAGAAAAAGGGTTTCAGAATATAAATCTCTGATTAGATGA
- a CDS encoding BID domain-containing T4SS effector yields the protein MEDQLINARSLADRLSYYANIRDYIQNMNNYIPKIYDYTYPILSYPILSYPILTYGYTYSDDMTLKNKYGMKGKDFEKRYKSDLAAAIVNLRQEPLPEKFDSSYLKYIHQRLYEKTFEWAGCTCDTPFTFSDGTVTKVPVSNKIKEGLERIDQTFAEKNNLQGFSREEFIQEASTMFALLNNIHPFIVGNKYAQRIFFEQLAEAAGHKLDFSVVTERRMRFAINAALPSDGKDIDDISPMHHLFEDISNPEKVVVLKEFMTYMREMDIISFLEMQNKLIVMPNEGETYTGIYKGCSLDSIMLMVKGSYVLCQKDYLSPATVKALRLDDKFTFTASMSKGFENILLPEEKLSSLTEKEIVGRIIKNSSVKKCRREIEGLSKIVYGNSRIVNDYMDLINMDSSLGEHHVRNVMNFPQVASKFSGIKILGLKTKKRKQAEANVSDLSKKIDDYINVVISTRESIIQEHQLVQERYQQVLKMPSQAVRDILNLPKEDRMTILNADPSLYKEVEDFVNRVKVRFSPSEHNAIGKNRYEQLAQSVGISVNKAKQISDITKKVQEICMQARALKVSDVRVKPAVHLAV from the coding sequence ATGGAAGATCAATTAATCAATGCTAGAAGCTTAGCTGATCGATTAAGTTACTACGCAAATATACGTGATTATATACAAAATATGAATAATTATATCCCAAAGATTTATGACTACACCTATCCTATCCTATCCTATCCTATCCTATCCTATCCTATCCTAACTTATGGTTATACCTATTCTGATGATATGACACTAAAAAATAAATATGGAATGAAAGGTAAAGATTTTGAGAAGAGATATAAATCTGATTTAGCGGCAGCGATTGTTAATCTACGACAAGAACCGCTACCCGAAAAGTTTGATTCTTCTTATTTAAAATATATTCACCAGCGTTTGTATGAAAAGACGTTTGAATGGGCTGGATGTACTTGTGATACTCCATTTACATTTTCAGATGGCACAGTTACTAAGGTGCCAGTCAGTAATAAAATTAAAGAAGGCTTAGAAAGAATCGATCAAACATTTGCCGAGAAGAATAATTTGCAGGGCTTTTCGCGTGAAGAATTTATTCAAGAAGCATCGACGATGTTTGCTTTGCTTAATAATATACATCCTTTTATAGTTGGCAATAAATATGCACAAAGAATATTTTTTGAACAACTGGCGGAGGCTGCGGGTCATAAGCTTGATTTTTCAGTTGTGACAGAAAGACGTATGCGGTTTGCTATTAATGCAGCGTTACCAAGTGATGGCAAAGATATAGATGATATAAGTCCTATGCACCATCTTTTTGAAGATATCTCCAATCCAGAAAAAGTGGTCGTTTTAAAGGAATTTATGACATACATGAGAGAGATGGATATTATCTCTTTTTTAGAGATGCAAAATAAGCTTATTGTCATGCCCAATGAGGGGGAGACATATACAGGGATTTATAAAGGTTGTAGTCTAGATTCCATTATGCTCATGGTGAAAGGAAGTTATGTTTTATGTCAAAAAGATTATCTTTCACCAGCAACAGTAAAGGCATTACGACTTGATGATAAGTTTACTTTTACGGCTTCAATGTCAAAGGGCTTTGAAAATATTCTTCTTCCAGAAGAAAAGTTATCTTCTTTAACGGAGAAAGAAATTGTTGGGAGAATTATAAAAAATTCTTCTGTCAAAAAGTGTCGAAGAGAAATCGAGGGTTTATCAAAAATTGTCTATGGCAATTCGAGAATAGTGAACGACTATATGGATCTGATTAACATGGATTCAAGTTTGGGTGAACATCATGTCAGAAATGTTATGAATTTTCCTCAAGTTGCTTCTAAGTTTTCAGGTATTAAAATATTAGGTCTGAAAACTAAGAAACGCAAGCAAGCTGAAGCGAATGTTTCAGATCTTAGTAAAAAAATAGATGATTATATAAATGTTGTCATCTCTACTAGGGAAAGCATTATTCAAGAGCATCAATTAGTACAAGAACGTTACCAACAAGTTTTAAAAATGCCTAGCCAAGCAGTGCGAGATATTCTTAATTTACCGAAGGAAGATCGGATGACAATCTTAAATGCTGATCCTTCACTTTACAAAGAAGTTGAAGATTTTGTGAATAGAGTCAAGGTTCGTTTTTCACCGAGTGAACATAATGCAATTGGTAAGAATCGTTATGAACAACTTGCTCAAAGTGTTGGCATATCAGTAAATAAAGCGAAGCAAATTTCGGATATAACCAAGAAAGTTCAGGAAATATGCATGCAAGCCAGAGCATTGAAGGTTAGTGATGTGAGAGTAAAACCTGCAGTTCATTTGGCGGTGTGA
- a CDS encoding 2,3-bisphosphoglycerate-dependent phosphoglycerate mutase produces the protein MGRTLVLIRHGQSEWNLTNRFTGWKNPALTEKGHTEAITAGQNLKAAGFKFDIVYTSALQRAQKTAEHILEQLGQSNLHLVKNTALNERDYGDLSGLNKDEARQKWGDKQVHIWRRSYTIAPPNGESLRDTGARVWPYYLYHIQPHILCSKTVLIVAHGNSLRALIMHLEGLNNEEIMSQELETGIPIIYEFNTDSTIKSKEIIVP, from the coding sequence ATGGGACGTACACTTGTATTAATTCGTCATGGACAAAGTGAATGGAATCTAACTAATCGTTTCACTGGTTGGAAAAATCCAGCTTTGACAGAAAAAGGTCATACAGAAGCAATAACAGCAGGACAAAATCTAAAAGCAGCTGGATTTAAATTTGATATCGTTTATACATCTGCTTTGCAGCGAGCACAAAAAACTGCAGAACACATCTTAGAACAACTAGGACAATCAAACCTTCACTTAGTGAAAAACACAGCATTGAATGAACGCGATTATGGTGATTTATCCGGTTTAAATAAAGATGAAGCACGTCAAAAATGGGGAGACAAACAGGTGCATATTTGGCGTCGTTCTTATACCATTGCCCCTCCTAATGGAGAGAGCCTGCGTGATACCGGTGCACGCGTTTGGCCTTATTATCTTTATCATATTCAACCTCATATTTTATGCTCTAAAACTGTTCTAATCGTAGCACATGGCAATTCTCTTCGTGCTCTTATTATGCACCTTGAAGGCCTAAATAATGAAGAAATCATGTCGCAAGAATTAGAAACTGGAATTCCTATTATTTACGAATTCAACACTGACTCAACAATTAAATCAAAAGAAATCATTGTACCTTAA
- the dapB gene encoding 4-hydroxy-tetrahydrodipicolinate reductase: MRLAVVGANGKMGRELITALQYRQDVKLSAAIVRKGSPFVGEDASILIGSNLLKIPITDDLENAFSNAECILDFSQPQASIVYADYAAQKGLIHIIGTTGFSKKEEMQIAAFAKHTTIVKSGNMSLGINLLANLVKKAAQALEANDFDIEIYEMHHAEKVDAPSGTALLLGNAAAKGRNVKLNDVNISERNRYTGKRKKGTIGFTCSRGGTVIGDHSVTFAGFNERIVLSHIAQKRSIFANGALKAALWAKERKKGLYSMIDVLGLKD; this comes from the coding sequence ATGCGCCTTGCAGTTGTTGGTGCTAATGGAAAAATGGGGCGAGAACTAATTACAGCTCTGCAATACAGGCAAGATGTAAAGCTGAGCGCTGCAATCGTACGCAAAGGATCACCTTTTGTAGGAGAAGATGCCAGCATATTGATTGGTTCAAACTTACTTAAAATTCCCATCACTGATGATCTTGAAAATGCCTTTTCTAATGCAGAATGTATTCTGGACTTTTCTCAGCCACAAGCTAGCATCGTTTATGCAGATTACGCTGCCCAAAAAGGTCTTATACACATTATTGGAACAACTGGATTCAGCAAAAAAGAGGAAATGCAAATTGCTGCTTTTGCAAAACATACAACTATTGTCAAATCCGGGAATATGAGTCTCGGCATTAATCTTTTAGCTAATCTCGTGAAAAAAGCAGCTCAAGCATTAGAAGCTAACGATTTTGATATTGAAATTTATGAAATGCATCATGCCGAAAAAGTTGATGCTCCTTCTGGTACAGCCCTTCTTCTTGGAAATGCAGCAGCTAAAGGACGCAATGTTAAACTCAACGATGTCAATATTAGCGAACGCAATCGCTATACAGGTAAACGCAAAAAAGGCACTATTGGTTTCACCTGCTCACGAGGAGGGACAGTTATTGGTGATCACAGTGTTACTTTTGCAGGTTTTAATGAACGCATCGTTCTTTCACACATAGCGCAGAAACGTTCTATTTTTGCTAACGGTGCATTAAAAGCAGCACTATGGGCAAAAGAACGCAAAAAGGGTCTTTATTCAATGATTGATGTTCTAGGATTAAAAGATTAA